A genomic window from Pseudonocardia broussonetiae includes:
- a CDS encoding acyl-CoA dehydrogenase family protein, whose amino-acid sequence MIGTSESDCGSDPASIRTRATRNASGDWVVNGAEVWTSNAHISHYSITLVRTDPPGEVSRGRHQRLTQLLLGLSTRGITINPIRILDGGHNVNEVVFDDVVVPGDVLLDPAPHRVRFHALHERPDFGSHNRGRGVIGRSAVRGQVDGLFDLDGASWSWVGAARLGPGRH is encoded by the coding sequence CTGCGGCTCCGATCCTGCCTCGATCCGTACCAGGGCCACCCGCAACGCCTCCGGTGACTGGGTGGTCAACGGGGCCGAGGTGTGGACGTCGAACGCACACATCAGCCACTACTCGATCACGCTGGTGCGTACCGACCCGCCGGGCGAGGTCTCGCGCGGCAGGCATCAGCGATTGACCCAGCTGCTTCTCGGTCTGTCGACACGAGGCATCACGATCAACCCGATCCGGATACTCGACGGCGGGCACAACGTCAACGAGGTGGTCTTCGACGACGTCGTCGTCCCCGGCGACGTGCTGCTCGATCCGGCACCGCATCGCGTGCGATTTCACGCACTCCACGAAAGGCCCGATTTTGGATCTCACAACCGGGGTCGCGGCGTCATCGGTCGGAGTGCGGTGCGCGGCCAGGTTGACGGGCTCTTCGATCTCGACGGGGCATCCTGGAGTTGGGTCGGTGCGGCGCGCCTGGGTCCCGGTCGTCATTGA